The region GAAATGACAGAAAcaatgtcctctctctgtctactgggAGCAGGTTGAAATGACAGCAAcaatgtcctctctctgtctactgggAGCAGGTTGAAATGACAGCAGCAACGTCCTCTCTCTGGGAGCAGGTTGAAATGACAGCAGCGACGTCCTCTCTCTGGGAGCAGGTTAAAATGACAGCAGCAATGTCCTCTCTCTGGGAGCAGGTTGAAATGACAGCAGCAATGTCCTCTCTCTGGGAGCAGGTTGAAATGACAGCAGCGATGTCCTCACTCTGGGAGCAGGTTGAAATGACAGCAGCGATGTCCTCACTCTGGGAGCAGGTTGAAATGACAGCAGCGATGTCCTCACTCTGTCTACTGGGAGCAGGTTGAAATGACAGCAGCGATGTCCTCTCTCTGGGAGCAGGTTGAAATTACAGCAGcgatgtcctctctctgtctactgggAGCAGGTTGAAATGACAGCAGCGACATCCTCTCTCTGGGAGCAGGTTGAAATGACAGCAGCGACGTCCTCTCTCTGGGAGCAGGTTGAAATGACAGCAGTGATGTCCTCTCTCTTGTCTATTGGGAGCAGGTTGAAATGACAGCAGTGATGTCCTCTCTCTGGGAGCAGGTTGAAATGACAGCAGCGATGTCCTCACTCTGGGAGCAGGTTGAAATGACAGCAGCGATGTCCTCTCTCTGGGAGCAAGTTGAAATGACAGCAGCAATGTCCTCTCTCTGGGAGCAGGTTGAAATGACAGCAGCGATGTCCTCTCTCTGGGAGCAGGTTGAAATGACAGCAGCGATGTCCtctctctaggagcaggttgaAATGACAGCAGCGACGTCCTCTCTCTGGGAGCAGGTTGAAATGACAGCAGCAATGTCCTCACTCTGTCTATTGGGAGCAGGTTGAAATGACAGCAGcaatgtcctctctctgtctattgggAGCAGGTTGAAATGACAGCAGcaatgtcctctctctgtctattgggAGCAGGTTGAAATGACAGCAGcaatgtcctctctctgtctattgggAGCAGGTTGAAATGACAGCAGcaatgtcctctctctgtctattgggAGCAGGTTGAAATGACAGCAGcaatgtcctctctctgtctattgggAGCAGGTTGAAATGACAGCAGcaatgtcctctctctgtctattgggAGCAGGTTGAAATGACAGCAGcaatgtcctctctctgtctattgggAGCAGGTTGAAATGACAGCAGcaatgtcctctctctgtctattgggAGCAGGTTGAAATGACAGCAGcaatgtcctctctctgtctattgggAGCAGGTTGAAATGACAGCAGCAATGTCCTCTCTCTGGGAGCAGGTTGAAATGACAGCAGCAATGTCCTCTCTCTGGGAGCAGGTTGAAATGACAGCAGcgatgtcctctctctgtctactgggAGCAGGTCACCTTCCCTTCTCAGTTTTGATATGCTCTGCCTTCAGCTGTGGCCATGGTGGCCAATGTATGTTGTACCAGGGTGTGTTGCTCaaatctcttcctctttctctcctatgtCTCCTGCCTCCTTTGtgtccccctctctgtcactccagATCCGAAGGACCCTATAGCCATCGAGCGGTTGAACCTGATGAACATGGCTAAGCTGAGCATCAAGGGTCTGATTGAGTCGGCCCTGAACCTGGGCAGGACGCTGGACTCTGACTACGCTCCGTTACAGCAGTTCTTCGTGGTCATGGAGCACTGCCTCAAACACGGACTCAAAAGTAAGGACGTGTTACAGCTATAACTATGTTATTGTTTgtttctagcctggtcccagatcggtttgTGCTATCTTTACCAACTCGTGTAGAGTGAAaatctggtcccagatctgtttgttctcaATGTTTATTCCTCCTTGGAGTGCACTCCTCCTCTTTATAACAGTCGCATCCCTTCTGGAACATTCCTATACAGTTATGATAATGATTCTCATAAGGacgtacagggccttcagaaagtagtcacatCCCTTCTGGAACATTCCTATACAGTTATGATAATGATTCTCATAAGGacgtacagggccttcagaaagtagtcacatCCCTTCTGGAACATTCCTATACAGTTATGATAATGATTCCCATAAGGacgtacagggccttcagaaagtagtcacatCCCTTCTGGAACATTCCTATACAGTTATGATAATGATTCTCATAAGGACGTACAGGGCCGTCAGAAAGTAGTCACATCCTTGAATCCTTCCATATTTTCTTGCTACAGTCTGagtttaaaattgattaaatgtagatttgtttgtgtcactggccagcacacaataccccataatgtcataaTGGAATTTTAATGGAATGCCATAATGTCATAATGGAATTTTTCACAATGTTTACAAAtgcataaaaaaatgaaaagcttaaatgtcttgagtcaataagtattcaatccctttgttttGTCAAGTCTAAAACAGTTCAGGAGTACACATGTGTTTTAACAAGACACATAATAagatgcatggactcactctgtgttcaataatagtgtttaacatggtttctgaatgactacctcatctctgtaccctacacatataatttatctgtaaggtccctcagggaatttcaaacacagactcaacagcaaagaccagggaggttttccaatgcctcgcaaagaatggcccctgttggtagatgggtaaaaagcagacattaaatatccctttgagcatggtgaagttattaattacactgtgtggatggtgtatcaatacacccagtcactacaaaaatacaggtgTCCTacttaactcagttgccagagaggaaggaaaccgcccaGGGATATTCCTAAACATGCTTCCTGTTGACACTAAAGTAAATCTGCAAAGAATATGGgaaagaaattaacttcatgtcctgaatacaaagagttTCGGACAAATCAGACACAAcgtatcactgagtaccactcttcatatgttcaagcatggtggtggctgcatcatgttatgggtatgcttgtcatcagccaGGACAAGGGATTTCTTTAGAATacaaagaaacggaatagagctaagcacagggaaaatcctagaggaaaacctagttcagtctgctttccaccagacattaGGAGATGAATTAACCTACAGCGGGACAATAACCtcaaacacaaggtcaaatctagagtggagttgtttaccaagacgttgttgaatgttcctgagtggccgagttacagttttgacttaaattgaaattaaattgccttgaaaatgtatggcaagacttgaaaatgtggGTTTATcataatcaacaaccaacttgaaagaggttgaagaattaaaaaaaataataatgtgcaaatattgtacaatccaggtgcgcaaagctcttaagagacttacccagaaagactcacagctgtaatctgtgacaaaggtgattctaacgtgtgttgactcaggggtgtgaatacttatgtaaatgtagatatttctgtttcattttcaataaatttgaaaAACGGTCTAACCATGTTTTCACTTTATGATGGGGTAATGGGGTTTATGGTGGGGTAATGGGGTTTATGGTGGGGTAATGGGGTTTATGGTGGGGTAATGGGGTTTATGGTGGGGTAATGGGGTGTATGACGGGGTAATGGGGTTTATGACGGGGTAATGGGGTTTATGACGGGGTAATGGGGTTTATGACGGGGTAATGGGGTTTATGACGGGGTAATGGGGTTTATGACGGGGTAATGGGGTTTATGATGGAGTAATGGGGTTTATGACGGGGTAATGGGGTTTATGACGGAGTAATGGGGTTTATGATGGGGTAATGGGGTTTATGATGGGGTAATGGGGTTTATGATGGGGTAATGGGGTTTATGATGGAGTAATGGGGTTTATGATGgggtaatggggttttagatgGGGTAATGGGGTTTATGATGGGGTAATGGGGTTTATGATGGGGTAATGGGGTTTATGACGGGGTAATGGGGTTTAtgatggggtaatgtgtgtagatgggtgatgttttttgttgttttaatccattttgaattcaggctgtaacgaaACAAGATGTGtaataaagtcaaggggtgtgaatagtttctgaatgtgtgtatgtgaccactaCAAGCTATTGGTTTTGTACATTTACGCAACTTAGAAGAAGAGTTTAGAGGTTTTAAGCGTAAAAAAGGAAACCTAAAGCTTTCTTGGTCTTAACCAGACCCTCTGCCTAACACCCCTCATCTGCTTGTCCTCAAACCCCCTTCCTCTGCCTAACACCCCTCATCTGCTTGTCCTCAAACCCCCTTCCTCTGCCTAACACCCCTCATCTGCTTGTCCTCAAACCCCCTTCCTCTGCCTAACACCCCTCATCCACTTGTCCTCAAACCCCCTTCCTCTGCCTAACACCCCTCATCCACTTGTCCTCAAACCCCCTTCCTCTACCGACCCACTCAGCCAAGAAGACGTTCCTGGATTTTGAACCTACTGATTCTGTTCATTCAGGATGCTTAGAAGTGCCCTGTCAGGATGATCTTAGCATTGGTGTTGTAGTATTGTTGGCCTAACGTTCCCTCTACCGACCCCCTCAGCCAAGAAGACGTTCCTGGGGCAGAACAAGTCTTTCTGGGGGGCCCTGGAGCTGGTGGAGAAACTCACCCCTGAGGCTGGAGAGATCACCGCCAGCGTCAAAGACCTGCCAGGACTCAAGTAAGACCTGCatctgtctaacgccgtccctaatgtcctcttcctgtctaacactgtccctaatgtcctctacctgactgactgacgctgtccctaatgtcctcttcccgcctgtctaacgccgtccctaatgtcctcttcctgactgactgacgctgtccctaatgtcctcttcccgcctgtctaacgctgtccctaatgtcctcttcccgcctgactgacgctgtccctaatgtcctcttcccgcctaaCTAACGCCGTCCCTAAGACTGCATCTAATGTCACAATAGTAGattgattttatttcagcttttatttctttcatcacattcccagtgggtcagaagtttacatacactcaattagtatttggtagcattgccttttaaattgtttaacttgggtcaaacgtttcaggtagctttccacaatcttcccacaataagttgggtgaattttggcccattcctcctgacaaagctggtgtaactgagtcaggtttgtaggcctccttgctcgcacacacttcttcagttctgcccacaaatgttctataggattgaggtcagggctttgtggccactccaataccttgactttttgccacaactttggaagtatgcttgtggtcattgtccatttggaagacccaattgcgaccaagctttaacttcctgactgatgtcttgagatgtggaaatattgaagcaacatcattttcctacctcatgatgccatctattttgtgaagtgcaccagtccctcctgcagcaaagcacccccacaacatgatgctgccacctctgtgcttcacgtggggatggtgttcttcggcttggaagcctcccccttttcctccaaaaataacaatggtcgttatgaccaaacagttccacttttgttttatcagaccagaggacatttctccaaaagtatgatctttgtccccatgtgcagttgcaaaccgtagtctggctttttatggcggttttggagcagtggcttcttccttgctgagtggcctttcaggttctgttgatataggacttgttttactgtggatatagatacttttgtacctgtttcctccagcatcttcacaaggtcctttgctgttgttctgggattgatttgcacttttcgcaccaaagtacgttcatctctaggagacagaacacgtctccttcctgagcggtatgacagctgtgtggtcccatggtgtttatacttgcatactattgtttgtacagatgaacgtggtaccttcaggcgtttggaaattgctcccaaggatgaaccagacttgtggaggtctacaatttcttttgaggtcttggctgaggtCTTTAttttgattgtcccatgatgtcaagcaaagaggcactgaggttgaaggtaggccttgaaatacatccacaggtacatctccaattgactcaaattatgtcaattagcctatcagaagcttctaaagccatgacagtgtatgtaaacttctgacccactggaattgtgatacagtgaattataagtgaaataatctgtctgtaaacaattgttggaaaaatgacttgtagatgtcctaaccgacttgccaaaactatagtttgttaacaagaaatttgtggattggttgtATTGATGTTAATTTGTCACACGCTATCTGATTGGTGTAAGTCTCTGTCACTCACCGTTCAGTTGATATGTGATTGGTGTAAACAAACCCCTGTCACTCACCAGAACCCCGTTAGGAAGAGGGCGGGCCTGGCTGCGATTGGCCCTGATGCAGAAGAAGCTGTCAGACTACATGAAGACCATCATCAACAGAAAGGACctgctcaggtgtgtgtgtgtgtgtgtgtgtgtgtgtgtgtgtgtgtgtgtgtgtgtgtgtgtgtgtgtgtgtgtgtgtgtgtgtgtgagtgagatcaTACGTTGCCAGCGAGTTGTTCAATGAGgccaatgagtgtgtgtgtgtgcgcgtgtgtgtgtgcgcgcgttaaCAGTGTTGTTTAATGAGgccgatggtgtgtgtgtgtgtgtgtgtgtgtgtgtgtgtgtgtgtgtgtgcgcgttaaCAGTGTTGTTTAATGAGGCCGAGGGTGTGTGTGCGTTAACAGTGAGTTCTACGAGGCCAATGCTCtcatgatggaggaggagggagccgTGATCGCCGGGCTGCTGGTTGGGTTGAACGTCATCGATGCCAACCTCTGTATGAAAGGAGAAGACCTGGACTCACAGGTTGATGTTCTACACTGTGTAGTTACACTGTAGTTAGTACACTATACATTTACATTGTAGTTAGTACACTATACATTTACACTGTAGTTAGTACACTatacatttacattgtagtcagtACACTATACATTTACACTGTAGTTACACTGTAGTCAGTACACTATACATTTACACTGTAGTTACACTGTAGTCAGTACACTATACATTTACACTAGTCAGTACACTATACATTTACACTGTAGTCAGTACACTATACATTTACACTAGTCAGTACACTATACATTTACACTGTAGTTAGTACACTATACATTTACACTAGTCAGTACACTATACATTTACACTGTAGTCAGTACACTATACATTTACACTGTAGTCAGTACACTACATTTACACTGTAGTCAGTACACTATACATTTACACTGTAGTCAGTACACTATACATTTACACTGTAGTTAGTACACTATACATTTACACTGTAGTCAGTACACTATACATTTACACTGTATTCAGTACACTATACATTTACACTGTAGTCAGTACACTATACATTTACACTGTAGTCAGTACACTATACATTTACACTGTAGTCAGTACACTATACATTTACACTGTAGTCAGTACACTATACATTTACACTGTAGTCAGTACACTATACATTTACACTGTAGTCAGTACACTATACATTTACACTGTAGTCAGTACACTATACATTTACACTGTAGTCAGTACACTATACATTTACACTGTAGTCAGTACACTATACATTTACACTGTAGTCAGTACACTATACAGTTACACTGTAGTCAGTACACTATACATTTACACTAGTCAGTACACTATACATTTACACTGTAGTCAGTACACTATACATTTACACTGTAGTCAGTACACTATACATTTACACTGTAGTCAGTACACTATACATTTACACTGTAGTCAGTACACTATACATTTACACTAGTCAGTACACTATACATTTACACTGTAGTTAGTACACTATACCTTTTCACCTTAGTCAGTACACTATACATTTTCACTGTAGTCAGTACACTATACATTTACACTGTAGTCAGTACACTATACATTTACACTGTAGTCAGTACACTATACATTTACACTGTAGTCAGTACACTATATATTTACACTGTAGTCAGTACACTATACATTTACACTGTAGTCAGTACACTACATTTACACTGTAGTTAGTACACTATACATTTACACTGTAGTCAGTACACTATACATTTACACTAGTCAGTACACTATACATTTACACTGTAGTTAGTACACTATACATTTACACTGTAGTTAGTACACTATACATTTACACTGTAGTCAGTACACTATACATTTACACTGTAGTCAATACACTATACATTTACACTGTAGTCAGTACACTATACATTTACACTGTAGTCAGTACACTATACATTTACACTGTAGTCAGTACACTATACATTTACACTGTAGTCAGTACACTATACATTTACACTGTAGTTAGTACACTATAAATTTACACTGTAGTCAGTACACTATACATTTACACTGTAGTCAGTACACTATACATTTACACTGTAGTCAGTACACTATACATTTACACTGTAGTCAGTACACTATACATTTACACTAGTCAGTACACTATACATTTACACTGTAGTTAGTACACTGTACATTTACACTGTAGTCAGTACACTATACATTTACACTAGTCAGTACACTATACATTTACACTGTAGTTAGTACACTGTACATTTACACTGTAGTTAGTACACTATACATTTACACAGTAGTCAGTACACTATACATttacaaagggtctgaatactttccaaagtgGCTGGCTGTATTACCTTCATTTGACCGGGACAATCCACACCTTTTATAAACATGACAGATTTATCCAGACAGCTAGTTTTCAACTGCAGAACCTTGATTCTGTGTTTCTCTTCCTAACTGAAGTGTTCATgccagtgtctgtctgtttcctgttCCCAGGTCGGGGTGATAGACTTCTCCATGTATCTTAAGGATGGAGGTCACAGCAGCAAGACTGTAGAAGGGTgagttcctcctctcctcaccttgaGGAGACACGGCCCTAGTGCTGAGGAGACACGGCCCTAGTGTTGAGGAGACACGGCCCTAGTGTTGAGGAGACACGGCCCTAGTGTTGAGGAGACACGGCCCTAGTGTTGAGGAGACACGGCCCTAGTGTTGAGGAGACACGGCCCTAGTGTTGAGGAGACACAGCCCTAGGGAGACACGGCCCTAGGGAGACACGGCCCTAGGGAGACACGGCCCTAGGGAGACACGGCCCTAGTGTTGAGAGACACGGCCCTAGTGTTGAGAGACACGGCCCTAGTGTTGAGAGACACGGCCCTAGTGTTGAGAGACACGGCCCTAGTGTTGAGAGACACGGCCCTAGTGTTGAGAGACACGGCCCTAGTGTTGAGAGACACGGCCCTAGTGTTGAGAGACACGGCCCTGTGTTGAGAGACACGGCCCTAGTGTTGAGAGACACGGCCCTAGTGTTGAGAGACACGGCCCTAGTGTTGAGAGACACGGCCCTAGTGTTGAGAGACACGGCCCTAGTGTTGAGAGACACGGCCCTAGTGTTGAGAGACACGGCCCTAGTGTTGAGAGACACGGCCCTAGAGAGACACGGCCCTAGTGTTGAGAGACACGGCCCTAGTGTTGAGAGACACGGCCCTAGTGTTGAGAGACACGGCCCTAGTGTTGAGAGACACGGCCCTAGTGTTGAGAGACACGGCCCTAGTGTTGAGAGACACGGCCCAGTGTTGAGAGACACGGCCCTAGTGTTGAGAGACACGGCCCTAGTGTTGAGAGACACGGCCCTAGTGTTGAGAGACACGGCCCTAGTGTTGAGAGACACGGCCCTAGTGTTGAGAGACACGGCCCTAGTGTTGAGAGACACGGCCCTAGAGAGACACGGCCCTAGTGTTGAGAGACACGGCCCTACATACTTACCACATGTTTTGTATTTTGTCTCGTCTCCCACCAGGGATGGACAGATCACAGCCATCCTGGACCAGAAGAACTACGTTGAGGAGCTCAACAGACACCTGAGTGCTTCGGTCAACAACCTGCAGGCCAAAGTGGACACTATGGAGAAGTCCAACACCAAGCTCACTGAAGAGGTGGGCTGGTTAGTTTCTACCTGGTTCTCATTTCTACCGTGCGTTCTGCCACTGCACTATGGTGCCGAGAGGTGCTTTTCTAGAAGCCCACTGGTGTGTGGTCTGTCCAGTTTGCAGTAGACTACATTAGTAATGTATGTTTGTAACctgctgtgttgtctgtccagctTGCAGTAGCCAACAACCGGATCATCACCCTACAAGAGGATGTAGAACGAGTCAAGGAGGAGAGCTCCTACCAGCTAGAGTCCAGTCGCAAGGTTGTCCACCCCTCAAACATTTTCAGAAATATCTCGTATGTAGGGTGTACTTGGCTGTATGTTGTAGGGTGTACTTGGCTGTATGTTGTAGGGTGTACTTGGCTGTATGGTGTACCAGGCTGTATGTTGTAGGGTGTACTTGGCTGTATGTTGTAGGGTGTACTTGGCTGTATGTTGTAGGGTGTACTTGTCTGTATGTTGTAGGGTGTACTTGGCTGTATGTTGTAGGGTGTACTTGGCTGTATGTTGTAGGGTGTACTTGGCTGTATGTTGTAGGGTGTACTTGGCTGTATGTTGTAGGGT is a window of Oncorhynchus mykiss isolate Arlee chromosome 11, USDA_OmykA_1.1, whole genome shotgun sequence DNA encoding:
- the LOC110535141 gene encoding protein RUFY3 isoform X4, translated to MADVTPQADAPTPTTDKITQAARETIYLCNFRVSVDGEWLCLRELNDISLTPDPEPAHEDPKDPIAIERLNLMNMAKLSIKGLIESALNLGRTLDSDYAPLQQFFVVMEHCLKHGLKTKKTFLGQNKSFWGALELVEKLTPEAGEITASVKDLPGLKTPLGRGRAWLRLALMQKKLSDYMKTIINRKDLLSEFYEANALMMEEEGAVIAGLLVGLNVIDANLCMKGEDLDSQVGVIDFSMYLKDGGHSSKTVEGDGQITAILDQKNYVEELNRHLSASVNNLQAKVDTMEKSNTKLTEELAVANNRIITLQEDVERVKEESSYQLESSRKASRSGDGLADGQVLGEARKQLKEETLLRLDVEKELEVQIGMKQEMELSMKMLETDMCEKQDALVELRQQLDDLRTLNLQLAQKSQSSEVSAKQKSEVISRLEEKTNQMAGTIKQLEISEEDCVKQARSLSSNAEKLLQKQQ
- the LOC110535141 gene encoding protein RUFY3 isoform X3 is translated as MHVKMAEQRLSTIPCPIQDSPLSQSLDASGVSDREHVQDKTGHVAGTPDESFSPTSVIYFKEALSSTNISFEKTGLSSPTSSVQYDLDIKSTSKNPKDPIAIERLNLMNMAKLSIKGLIESALNLGRTLDSDYAPLQQFFVVMEHCLKHGLKTKKTFLGQNKSFWGALELVEKLTPEAGEITASVKDLPGLKTPLGRGRAWLRLALMQKKLSDYMKTIINRKDLLSEFYEANALMMEEEGAVIAGLLVGLNVIDANLCMKGEDLDSQVGVIDFSMYLKDGGHSSKTVEGDGQITAILDQKNYVEELNRHLSASVNNLQAKVDTMEKSNTKLTEELAVANNRIITLQEDVERVKEESSYQLESSRKASRSGDGLADGQVLGEARKQLKEETLLRLDVEKELEVQIGMKQEMELSMKMLETDMCEKQDALVELRQQLDDLRTLNLQLAQKSQSSEVSAKQKSEVISRLEEKTNQMAGTIKQLEISEEDCVKQARSLSSNAEKLLQKQQ